The sequence CGCTCGATGCGGGTGTGCAGGGCCGGATGGCGGCCGACGTGTTGAACGGGCCGGTCAATTCGAAGGCCGTGATCCCGGCGGAAAGCCGCGCGTTCGTGCCGTCGCCGCAGCAAATCGCGGAAAAGGCCATCCTGCACGACGACAAGGCGCTCGCAGTCGTCCAGCCGGCGTGGATCAAGCGCTATACGAGCCTCTTCGCGGCATAACGACATGGCTTCGCTGTCCACATCCCGTGACGCGGAACCGGCCGCCGTCGGCCAGGCCGGTTCCGCCGCCGCAAGTTCGCTGCCCGGCGTGCCGCCGTGGCTGCTGCTGGCGCCGATCCTCGCGTTCCTCGCGGTGCTCGCGGCCGCGACGCTCACCGTGCTGCGAATGAGCGTCGGTACGTCGGGCAACGAATGGCGCACGTTCACGCTGCAGAACTACGCCGATCTCGCCGACCCGTACTTCATGCACTCGCTGTGGCTCACGCTGCGCCTCGCGTTCCAGAGCATGGTGTGCGCGGTGCTGCTCGCGATTCCGGTCGCGCTGGCGATGGCGCGCGCCGAATCGCGGCTTGCACGACGACTCATGCTCGCCGGCGTGCTGCTGCCGCTGCTCGTCAACCTGCTGCTGCAGGGCTACGGCTGGCTCGTGATGCTCGGCCCGGCGGGCCTGCTCAACCGCTCGCTGCTGGCGGCCGGCGTCATCGAACGGCCGCTGCAGCTGCTGTACCGCGAACACGGCGTGCTGCTCGGACTGATCCAGACTGCGTTCCCGCTTGCCGTGCTGCCGCTGTCGAGCGCGCTGCGCGCGGTGTCCCGCGCCTACGACGAAGCGGCCGCGACCCTCGGCGCGACGCGCTGGCAGACGCTGCGACACGTGACGTTGCCGCTCGCGATGCCGGGCCTCGTATCCGGCGCGCTGCTCGTGTTCGCATACAACGCGAGCGCGTTCGCGGTACCGCTGCTGCTCGGCGGCCGGCGCGTGCCGATGCTCGCGGTACTCGTGCACGACCAGGTCGCACCGCTGCTCAACTGGCCTGCCGCGTCCGCCTCCGGCGTCGTGCTGATGGGCGCAACGCTCGTCGTGATGGCGGTGTCCCAGCGCCTCGCGCACGTCCTGCAACGTAACGACGAGGTCACGCGATGAATGCCCTCCTGCTGCGCACGCCGCTGCCCGGCCGTCTCGGACGCGCGACCGGCGTGCTCGCGACGCTCGTGCTGTGCCTCGCCGCGTTGCCGATCCTGACGATGATCGCGATGTCGTTCGGTTCGTCGGGCACGCTCGAATTCCCGCCGCGCGACTTCAGCCTGCACTGGTACCGCGCCGCATGGCAGACCTTCGTGTCGGCCGATGCGAGCAGTGCGCAATCGATGGGGGCCGCGCTGACGACGAGTCTCGTCGTCGCGATTGCGACGATGCTGATCGCGACGGCCGTGTCGGTGCCCGCGGCCTACGCGCTGTCGCGCTATCGCTTTCGCGGCAAGGCGCTCGTCGAACAGCTCGTCGCACTGCCGATCGTCTACCCGCTGGTGATGCTCGGTCTCGCGCTGCTGCTCGTGTTCAACGCGTTGCCGGCGGACCTCGGACTTGTGCGGCTGGTGGTTGCGCACGTGATCCTGACACTGCCGTTCAC comes from Burkholderia pyrrocinia and encodes:
- a CDS encoding ABC transporter permease, whose product is MNALLLRTPLPGRLGRATGVLATLVLCLAALPILTMIAMSFGSSGTLEFPPRDFSLHWYRAAWQTFVSADASSAQSMGAALTTSLVVAIATMLIATAVSVPAAYALSRYRFRGKALVEQLVALPIVYPLVMLGLALLLVFNALPADLGLVRLVVAHVILTLPFTVKNCAASVASIGPEFEEAAWLMGASPRRALVDVVLPLMRPGILAGMLFAFIVSFNEFTVTFFLYSVDTMTLPVWLYSRTVSSLDPTVFCFAVFTVAIDFALIWMLEKLVGDKGVAL
- a CDS encoding ABC transporter permease encodes the protein MASLSTSRDAEPAAVGQAGSAAASSLPGVPPWLLLAPILAFLAVLAAATLTVLRMSVGTSGNEWRTFTLQNYADLADPYFMHSLWLTLRLAFQSMVCAVLLAIPVALAMARAESRLARRLMLAGVLLPLLVNLLLQGYGWLVMLGPAGLLNRSLLAAGVIERPLQLLYREHGVLLGLIQTAFPLAVLPLSSALRAVSRAYDEAAATLGATRWQTLRHVTLPLAMPGLVSGALLVFAYNASAFAVPLLLGGRRVPMLAVLVHDQVAPLLNWPAASASGVVLMGATLVVMAVSQRLAHVLQRNDEVTR